In a single window of the Salmo trutta chromosome 23, fSalTru1.1, whole genome shotgun sequence genome:
- the LOC115159556 gene encoding surfeit locus protein 2, giving the protein MEDLPADIKAFLLNHPFFELTDDGKRIKCVLNGHDCPCNLTELQNFTKGKKYQKMCSTAEFNYSQYEPHVVPSSKQPNQLFCKLTLRHINRLPHHVLQHVNGKRFQKAKKKYEVCVQQGVEYMPASLQQKKPRDREKDGERGRNFQRGNGAWAPDSSDEGGSDSEDSMSDLYPSTLFSLKKETEGMEEEKDAFKTDDEEEMEIDQQAPQKRKKVQAGGFQKKFKNHNCKRKGFKDHVKNGK; this is encoded by the exons ATGGAGGACCTACCTGCAGATATCAAAGCTTTCCTTCTAAATCACCCATTTTTTGAACTTACGGACGACGGCAAAAGG ataaAATGCGTACTCAATGGACATGATTGTCCTTGCAACCTCACAGAGCTCCAGAACTTCACCAAAGGGAAGAAATATCAGAAAATGTGTTCTACTGCAGAGTTCAACTATAGTCAATATGAACCACATGTTGTGCCCAGCTCGAAGCAACC CAATCAACTCTTCTGCAAGTTGACGCTCAGACACATCAATCGCCTGCCACACCATGTCTTACAGCATGTCAATGGGAAGCGGTTCCAAAAAGCGAAGAAGAAAT ATGAAGTGTGTGTGCAACAGGGGGTGGAGTACATGCCAGCCAGCCTCCAACAGAAGAAgcccagagatagagagaaagatggggagagggggcGCAACTTCCAGCGGGGGAATGGAGCGTGGGCTCCTGACTCCAGCGATGAGGGAGGCAGTGATTCTGAGGACAGCATGAGTGACCTGTACCCAT CCACTTTATTCTCTCTGAAAAAGGAGACCGAGGGTATGGAGGAGGAAAAAGATGCCTTTAAAacggatgatgaggaggagatggagattGATCAACAGGCGCCACAGAAACGCAAGAAG GTTCAGGCTGGTGGTTTCCAGAAGAAATTCAAGAATCATAACTGTAAAAGAAAAGGTTTTAAAGACCATGTTAAAAATGGAAAATAA
- the LOC115159554 gene encoding cip1-interacting zinc finger protein isoform X2, translating to MFNPHHHHHQQQQQQQQQQFHRHLRQLQQLFQQPPPPPPPAPPQPPPSHHAPRHHHHHQGGRAMAVPGPAPPPPHVVNLATRASIMAPNPMLQGAIMMQQMQGSMQGFAAVSGQQFTQFFAAGARSSLMGPVPMGMSMKTPHMGFPARHYHPHSRYYNNNNDYGSRQPDRKRENEQRAVGSTFSRPAASRTAGEIHKALKDGGVGGPDGQARPSVQPEPEEPALKKQRTEVLEETVEQPPETGGVLSAAECQSPPVDCQPGDCVILEEGGSTAEPVAAEAMEESRAAEVQSGVSAMPASEQPSGESQAFTPGLEDMAEGKAAPGALERGQEEGKEGGDAANKFYCYICTLACHNQQDFQSHMNGLAHQQRMMEIQHMSSACLVTLMPSVQESLQGACGDGSSLKDGEKKPGPQLWCATCKIHYTSTVTVHRKTREHKLASRTSNPSCTVCKRHFRSPLLFLEHMQSQGHKQRVDELREEGGPKALAELVAMDALGCFVDEEEEACEEEEGDEEEMEDGGEGSSHGKDVWPSQMEVALLEDVDEEEEFDPDTVYGSSFVVPVAGFLCRLCQQFYHFESSARHLHCKSLKHFENLKKYRALRSQKDGTVEPTPIDGTDGDSECDSNHTVSDSNSLPSELLSSPALLQPTISITRLRPSRPCPEPQNNTPSSLKDLTTTSSTVGTPAQAYPEKQSPVNPEDKEGEPTPEQAPVTDEEEPTPELAPVTDEAEEEPVMGEAEKEPAAVEEKSAPVTGEAEEAKAAAPEEKTGKGKAKGPSKRKSGRTTRRR from the exons ATGTTtaacccacaccaccaccaccaccagcagcagcagcaacaacaacagcaacagtttcACCGTCACCTGCGGCAGCTTCAGCAACTGTTCCAGCAGCCCCCTCCACCGCCGCCGCCTGCGCCACCACAACCGCCTCCATCGCACCATGCACCCaggcatcatcatcaccaccaaggAGGACG GGCCATGGCTGTACCAGGCCccgctcctccacctccccatGTGGTCAACCTGGCCACTCGAGCCTCCATCATGGCCCCCAACCCAATGTTACAAGGGGCTATAATGATGCAGCAGATGCAAG GTAGCATGCAGGGCTTTGCAGCAGTGAGTGGGCAGCAGTTCACCCAGTTCTTTGCTGCAGGGGCCCGGTCCTCTCTCATGGGCCCTGTACCCATGGGCATGTCCATGAAGACCCCCCACATGGGCTTCCCTGCCCGACACTACCACCCCCACTCCcgctactacaacaacaacaac GACTATGGGTCACGGCAGCCGGATCGGAAGAGGGAAAATGAGCAGAGAGCCGTGGGGAGCACATTTAGCCGACCTGCAGCCAGCAGGACAGCAGGGGAAATCCATAAAGCTCTGAAAG ATGGAGGAGTGGGAGGGCCAGATGGACAGGCACGGCCTTCAGTGCAACCGGAGCCCGAGGAGCCGGCATTGAAGAAGCAGAGGACAGAGGT GTTAGAGGAGACTGTGGAGCAGCCTCCTGAGACAGGCGGGGTCCTGAGTGCAGCAGAGTGTCAAAGCCCACCGGTTGACTGCCAGCCTGGAG ACTGTGTCATACTGGAAGAGGGTGGGAGCACAGCTGAACCAGTGGCTGCAGAGGCAatggaggagagcagagcagccgAG GTTCAGAGTGGAGTGTCGGCCATGCCAGCCTCTGAGCAGCCGAGTGGTGAGAGCCAGGCATTCACTCCAGGCCTGGAGGACATGGCAGAGGGCAAGGCTGCCCCAGGGGCATTGGAAAGGGGGCAGGAAGAGGGCAAGGAGGGGGGTGATGCTGCCAACAAGTTCTATTGCTACATCTGCACTCTGGCCTGTCACAACCAGCAG GACTTCCAGAGCCACATGAACGGCCTGGCCCACCAGCAGAGGATGATGGAGATCCAACACATGTCCAGCGCCTGTCTGGTCACCCTGATGCCCAGTGTCCAGGAGTCACTGCAGGGAGCCTGCGGAGACGGCTCCTCCTTGAAGGACGG AGAGAAGAAACCCGGCCCGCAGCTTTGGTGTGCTACCTGCAAAATCCACTACACCAGTACAGTCACGGTGCACCGCAAGACCAGGGAGCACAAGCTGGCCAGCCGTACCTCCAATCCCTCCTGTACCGTCTGCAAGAGGCACTTCAGGAGCCCACTCCTGTTCCTGGAGCACATGCAGTCCCAGGGGCACAAGCAGAGAGTTGACGAG CTTCGGGAGGAGGGGGGGCCAAAGGCCTTGGCTGAACTGGTTGCCATGGATGCACTAGGCTGCTTTgtagacgaggaggaggaggcatgcgaggaggaagagggggacgaAGAGGAAATGGAAGATGGCGGCGAAGGCAGCTCCCATGGGAAG GACGTCTGGCCGTCCCAGATGGAGGTGGCTCTACTAGAGGacgtagatgaagaggaggagttTGACCCTGACACGGTGTATG GTTCTAGCTTTGTGGTTCCTGTGGCTGGGTTCCTCTGTAGACTCTGCCAGCAGTTCTACCATTTTGAGTCCTCAGCCCGCCACTTGCACTGCAAGTCACTCAAACACTTTGAGAACCTCAAG AAGTACAGGGCCTTACGTAGCCAGAAGGATGGGACAGTGGAACCTACTCCCATAGACGGTACGGACGGAGATTCCGAGTGTGATAGTAACCACACTGTCTCAGATTCAAACAGCCTGCCTTCAGAGCTCCTCAGCAGCCCTGCCTTACTGCAGCCCACCATCTCCATAACCAGACTGAGGCCCTCCAGACCCTGCCCTGAACCCCAGAACAACACTCCCTCATCCCTGAAGGacctcaccaccaccagcagcactGTGGGGACTCCGGCTCAAGCCTACCCAGAGAAGCAGAGCCCAGTAAACCCTGAGGACAAGGAGGGAGAGCCAACCCCAGAACAAGCACCAGTCACAGATGAGGAAGAGCCAACCCCAGAACTAGCACCAGTCACAGACGAGGCAGAGGAGGAGCCAGTCAtgggagaggcagagaaagagccAGCGGCAGTTGAGGAAAAGTCAGCCCCAGTCacaggagaggcagaggaggcaAAGGCAGCTGCTCCGGAAGAGAAGACGGGCAAAGGGAAAGCAAAGGGCCCATCCAAAAGGAAGTCCGGGAGGACAACACGGAGacgttga
- the LOC115159554 gene encoding cip1-interacting zinc finger protein isoform X1, translating into MFNPHHHHHQQQQQQQQQQFHRHLRQLQQLFQQPPPPPPPAPPQPPPSHHAPRHHHHHQGGRAMAVPGPAPPPPHVVNLATRASIMAPNPMLQGAIMMQQMQGSMQGFAAVSGQQFTQFFAAGARSSLMGPVPMGMSMKTPHMGFPARHYHPHSRYYNNNNDYGSRQPDRKRENEQRAVGSTFSRPAASRTAGEIHKALKDGGVGGPDGQARPSVQPEPEEPALKKQRTEVLEETVEQPPETGGVLSAAECQSPPVDCQPGDCVILEEGGSTAEPVAAEAMEESRAAEVQSGVSAMPASEQPSGESQAFTPGLEDMAEGKAAPGALERGQEEGKEGGDAANKFYCYICTLACHNQQDFQSHMNGLAHQQRMMEIQHMSSACLVTLMPSVQESLQGACGDGSSLKDGSVLVHVGDREKKPGPQLWCATCKIHYTSTVTVHRKTREHKLASRTSNPSCTVCKRHFRSPLLFLEHMQSQGHKQRVDELREEGGPKALAELVAMDALGCFVDEEEEACEEEEGDEEEMEDGGEGSSHGKDVWPSQMEVALLEDVDEEEEFDPDTVYGSSFVVPVAGFLCRLCQQFYHFESSARHLHCKSLKHFENLKKYRALRSQKDGTVEPTPIDGTDGDSECDSNHTVSDSNSLPSELLSSPALLQPTISITRLRPSRPCPEPQNNTPSSLKDLTTTSSTVGTPAQAYPEKQSPVNPEDKEGEPTPEQAPVTDEEEPTPELAPVTDEAEEEPVMGEAEKEPAAVEEKSAPVTGEAEEAKAAAPEEKTGKGKAKGPSKRKSGRTTRRR; encoded by the exons ATGTTtaacccacaccaccaccaccaccagcagcagcagcaacaacaacagcaacagtttcACCGTCACCTGCGGCAGCTTCAGCAACTGTTCCAGCAGCCCCCTCCACCGCCGCCGCCTGCGCCACCACAACCGCCTCCATCGCACCATGCACCCaggcatcatcatcaccaccaaggAGGACG GGCCATGGCTGTACCAGGCCccgctcctccacctccccatGTGGTCAACCTGGCCACTCGAGCCTCCATCATGGCCCCCAACCCAATGTTACAAGGGGCTATAATGATGCAGCAGATGCAAG GTAGCATGCAGGGCTTTGCAGCAGTGAGTGGGCAGCAGTTCACCCAGTTCTTTGCTGCAGGGGCCCGGTCCTCTCTCATGGGCCCTGTACCCATGGGCATGTCCATGAAGACCCCCCACATGGGCTTCCCTGCCCGACACTACCACCCCCACTCCcgctactacaacaacaacaac GACTATGGGTCACGGCAGCCGGATCGGAAGAGGGAAAATGAGCAGAGAGCCGTGGGGAGCACATTTAGCCGACCTGCAGCCAGCAGGACAGCAGGGGAAATCCATAAAGCTCTGAAAG ATGGAGGAGTGGGAGGGCCAGATGGACAGGCACGGCCTTCAGTGCAACCGGAGCCCGAGGAGCCGGCATTGAAGAAGCAGAGGACAGAGGT GTTAGAGGAGACTGTGGAGCAGCCTCCTGAGACAGGCGGGGTCCTGAGTGCAGCAGAGTGTCAAAGCCCACCGGTTGACTGCCAGCCTGGAG ACTGTGTCATACTGGAAGAGGGTGGGAGCACAGCTGAACCAGTGGCTGCAGAGGCAatggaggagagcagagcagccgAG GTTCAGAGTGGAGTGTCGGCCATGCCAGCCTCTGAGCAGCCGAGTGGTGAGAGCCAGGCATTCACTCCAGGCCTGGAGGACATGGCAGAGGGCAAGGCTGCCCCAGGGGCATTGGAAAGGGGGCAGGAAGAGGGCAAGGAGGGGGGTGATGCTGCCAACAAGTTCTATTGCTACATCTGCACTCTGGCCTGTCACAACCAGCAG GACTTCCAGAGCCACATGAACGGCCTGGCCCACCAGCAGAGGATGATGGAGATCCAACACATGTCCAGCGCCTGTCTGGTCACCCTGATGCCCAGTGTCCAGGAGTCACTGCAGGGAGCCTGCGGAGACGGCTCCTCCTTGAAGGACGGGTCAGTACTAGTGCACGTTGGTGACAG AGAGAAGAAACCCGGCCCGCAGCTTTGGTGTGCTACCTGCAAAATCCACTACACCAGTACAGTCACGGTGCACCGCAAGACCAGGGAGCACAAGCTGGCCAGCCGTACCTCCAATCCCTCCTGTACCGTCTGCAAGAGGCACTTCAGGAGCCCACTCCTGTTCCTGGAGCACATGCAGTCCCAGGGGCACAAGCAGAGAGTTGACGAG CTTCGGGAGGAGGGGGGGCCAAAGGCCTTGGCTGAACTGGTTGCCATGGATGCACTAGGCTGCTTTgtagacgaggaggaggaggcatgcgaggaggaagagggggacgaAGAGGAAATGGAAGATGGCGGCGAAGGCAGCTCCCATGGGAAG GACGTCTGGCCGTCCCAGATGGAGGTGGCTCTACTAGAGGacgtagatgaagaggaggagttTGACCCTGACACGGTGTATG GTTCTAGCTTTGTGGTTCCTGTGGCTGGGTTCCTCTGTAGACTCTGCCAGCAGTTCTACCATTTTGAGTCCTCAGCCCGCCACTTGCACTGCAAGTCACTCAAACACTTTGAGAACCTCAAG AAGTACAGGGCCTTACGTAGCCAGAAGGATGGGACAGTGGAACCTACTCCCATAGACGGTACGGACGGAGATTCCGAGTGTGATAGTAACCACACTGTCTCAGATTCAAACAGCCTGCCTTCAGAGCTCCTCAGCAGCCCTGCCTTACTGCAGCCCACCATCTCCATAACCAGACTGAGGCCCTCCAGACCCTGCCCTGAACCCCAGAACAACACTCCCTCATCCCTGAAGGacctcaccaccaccagcagcactGTGGGGACTCCGGCTCAAGCCTACCCAGAGAAGCAGAGCCCAGTAAACCCTGAGGACAAGGAGGGAGAGCCAACCCCAGAACAAGCACCAGTCACAGATGAGGAAGAGCCAACCCCAGAACTAGCACCAGTCACAGACGAGGCAGAGGAGGAGCCAGTCAtgggagaggcagagaaagagccAGCGGCAGTTGAGGAAAAGTCAGCCCCAGTCacaggagaggcagaggaggcaAAGGCAGCTGCTCCGGAAGAGAAGACGGGCAAAGGGAAAGCAAAGGGCCCATCCAAAAGGAAGTCCGGGAGGACAACACGGAGacgttga